Proteins encoded together in one Mycobacterium simiae window:
- a CDS encoding MBL fold metallo-hydrolase — translation MQVTSVGHAGFLIRTRAGSILCDPWVNPAYFASWFPFPDNSGLDWDALGDCDYLYVSHLHKDHFDARLLRDHVNKDAVVLLPDFPVPDLRNALQELGFWRFFETSDSVKHRLDGPQGGLDVMIIALRAPADGPIGDSALVVSDGRTTVFNMNDARPVDLEMLGTEFGHIDVHLLQYSGAIWYPMVYDMPARAKESFGTQKRQRQMDRARQYIAQVDATWVVPSAGPPCFLDPELRHLNDDHGDPANIFPDQMVFLDQMRRHGHDRGLLMMPGSVADFAGKQLNSLQHPLPLDEVEAIFTTGKATYIADYAERMAPVLAAERRSWAPATGEPLLEPIRALFEPIMLQSDEICDGIGYPVELVIGPETVILDFPKRTVRERIAHEKVRYGFEIAPELVRTVLRDREPDWVNTIFLSTRFRAWRVGGYNEYLYTFFKCLTDERIAYADGWFAESHDDSASITLDGWEIQRRCPHLKADLSKFGVVEGNTLTCNLHGWQWRLEDGRCLTTRGHQLRSRRT, via the coding sequence GTGCAGGTCACGAGCGTAGGCCACGCCGGATTTCTGATCCGGACCCGGGCAGGCAGCATTTTGTGCGACCCCTGGGTCAACCCGGCCTACTTTGCCTCCTGGTTTCCGTTCCCGGACAACTCGGGCCTGGACTGGGACGCGTTGGGCGACTGTGACTACTTGTACGTCTCGCACCTGCACAAGGATCACTTCGACGCCAGGCTGCTGCGGGACCACGTCAACAAGGACGCGGTAGTACTGCTACCCGACTTTCCGGTCCCCGACCTTCGGAATGCGCTGCAGGAGTTAGGGTTCTGGCGCTTCTTCGAGACCAGCGATTCGGTCAAACACCGGTTGGACGGGCCCCAGGGTGGGCTGGACGTCATGATCATTGCGCTCCGGGCGCCTGCCGACGGACCCATCGGCGACTCGGCTTTGGTCGTATCCGACGGCCGGACAACGGTTTTCAACATGAACGATGCCCGGCCGGTCGACTTGGAGATGCTGGGAACCGAGTTCGGGCACATCGACGTGCACCTGCTGCAGTACTCCGGTGCGATCTGGTACCCGATGGTCTACGACATGCCCGCCCGGGCCAAAGAATCGTTCGGTACCCAGAAACGGCAGCGTCAGATGGACCGCGCCCGTCAATACATCGCGCAGGTGGACGCGACCTGGGTGGTTCCGTCAGCGGGCCCGCCGTGTTTCCTGGATCCAGAGCTGCGTCACCTTAACGACGACCACGGGGACCCGGCCAACATCTTCCCCGATCAAATGGTTTTCCTCGATCAAATGCGCCGTCACGGGCACGATCGCGGCCTGCTGATGATGCCCGGCTCAGTGGCGGATTTCGCTGGCAAGCAACTGAATTCGCTGCAGCATCCGCTGCCCCTCGACGAGGTGGAGGCGATCTTCACCACCGGTAAGGCCACCTACATCGCCGATTATGCCGAGCGCATGGCGCCGGTTCTGGCCGCCGAGCGGCGAAGCTGGGCACCCGCCACGGGCGAGCCGCTGCTGGAACCGATCCGGGCGTTGTTCGAGCCGATCATGCTGCAAAGCGACGAGATCTGCGACGGCATCGGCTACCCCGTCGAACTGGTGATCGGCCCGGAGACCGTGATCTTGGACTTCCCGAAACGAACAGTGCGCGAACGGATCGCTCACGAAAAGGTCCGCTACGGGTTTGAGATAGCACCGGAGTTGGTCCGCACGGTGTTGCGAGATCGCGAACCGGATTGGGTCAACACCATCTTTTTGTCCACGCGGTTCCGGGCCTGGCGGGTCGGCGGCTACAACGAATACCTGTACACCTTCTTCAAGTGTCTTACCGATGAACGGATCGCGTACGCCGACGGCTGGTTCGCGGAATCCCACGACGATTCCGCGTCGATCACTCTGGATGGCTGGGAGATTCAGCGTCGTTGTCCGCACCTCAAGGCGGATCTGTCGAAGTTTGGTGTGGTAGAAGGCAATACACTGACGTGCAATCTGCACGGCTGGCAGTGGCGACTGGAAGATGGTCGCTGCCTGACCACCCGCGGTCACCAGCTGCGAAGCCGTCGTACATGA
- a CDS encoding lysophospholipid acyltransferase family protein — MEPVYGTVIFLARTIWRLQGLKITVSGVENLPATGGAVIAINHTGYLDFTFAGLPAYQQGLGRKVRFMAKQEVFDSKVTGPLMRSLRHISVDRQDGAASYEAAVRNLKDGELVGVYPEATISRSFEIKECKSGAARMAVEAGVPIIPHIVWGAQRIWTKGHPRKLIRPKVPITVLVGEPIEPTLEVPELRGLLHSRMQHLLERAQEQYGPHPAGEFWVPHRLGGGAPSLAEAARLDAEEAAARAARRAQAAGAPE; from the coding sequence GTGGAACCGGTATACGGGACTGTCATCTTCCTCGCTCGCACGATCTGGCGGCTTCAGGGGCTGAAGATCACCGTCTCGGGCGTGGAGAATTTGCCGGCCACCGGCGGCGCGGTCATCGCGATCAACCACACCGGCTACCTCGACTTCACCTTTGCCGGGCTGCCGGCCTACCAACAGGGCCTCGGCCGCAAAGTGCGGTTCATGGCCAAGCAAGAGGTATTCGACAGCAAGGTCACCGGACCGCTGATGCGCAGTCTGCGTCACATTTCGGTGGATCGGCAGGACGGCGCCGCCTCCTACGAGGCCGCGGTCAGAAACCTCAAGGACGGCGAACTCGTCGGCGTCTACCCCGAAGCGACCATCAGCCGCAGCTTCGAGATCAAGGAATGCAAGAGCGGCGCCGCACGCATGGCCGTCGAGGCCGGCGTGCCGATCATTCCGCACATCGTGTGGGGCGCCCAGCGGATCTGGACCAAGGGGCACCCCAGGAAGCTGATCCGGCCCAAGGTGCCGATCACCGTGCTCGTCGGCGAACCGATCGAACCGACGCTGGAGGTGCCGGAGTTACGCGGCCTGCTGCACTCGCGCATGCAGCATCTGCTGGAACGAGCCCAAGAGCAGTACGGACCGCACCCGGCCGGCGAGTTCTGGGTGCCGCACCGGCTGGGCGGCGGTGCCCCGTCGCTGGCCGAGGCCGCCCGGCTGGACGCCGAGGAAGCGGCCGCGCGGGCGGCCCGGCGCGCCCAAGCCGCGGGGGCGCCGGAGTAG
- a CDS encoding lysophospholipid acyltransferase family protein, with amino-acid sequence MVEPTYRTLEILAQLAVLATGTKITYGGIEHIPERGGAVVAINHTSYVDWLPAGLAMRRRNRRLRFMIKAEMQQVRVVNSLIKRTGTIPVDRKAGASAYAEAVERLRAGELVGVYPEATISRSFELKEFKTGAARMAREADVPIVPVIVWGAQRIWTKDHPRRLGRHHIPITVLVGPPLRAEDDVARTDDALRASMTKLLHAAQRDYPHPAGEYWVPHRLGGGAPTLTGAARIEADEAAARAANRGPRQ; translated from the coding sequence ATGGTGGAGCCGACCTACCGCACCCTCGAGATACTGGCCCAGCTGGCGGTGTTGGCCACCGGAACCAAAATCACCTACGGCGGAATCGAGCACATTCCCGAACGCGGCGGGGCGGTGGTCGCGATCAACCACACCAGCTACGTCGACTGGCTGCCGGCCGGGTTGGCCATGCGCCGGCGCAACCGCCGGCTGCGATTCATGATCAAGGCCGAGATGCAGCAAGTCAGAGTGGTCAACTCGCTCATCAAGCGCACTGGCACTATCCCGGTGGACAGGAAAGCCGGCGCGAGTGCCTACGCGGAGGCGGTGGAACGGCTACGCGCGGGCGAACTCGTCGGGGTTTATCCGGAGGCCACGATCAGCCGCAGCTTCGAGCTCAAGGAGTTCAAGACCGGCGCCGCACGCATGGCACGTGAGGCCGACGTGCCGATCGTCCCGGTCATCGTCTGGGGCGCGCAACGAATCTGGACCAAGGACCATCCCCGACGCCTAGGCCGCCACCACATCCCGATCACCGTCCTCGTGGGCCCGCCGCTGCGGGCCGAGGACGACGTCGCGCGCACCGATGACGCGCTGCGCGCATCGATGACCAAGCTGTTGCACGCGGCGCAGCGGGACTACCCGCACCCCGCGGGAGAATACTGGGTGCCGCATCGGCTCGGCGGCGGAGCGCCGACGTTGACCGGCGCGGCTCGGATCGAGGCCGACGAGGCCGCGGCCAGGGCGGCAAACCGGGGCCCGCGCCAGTAG
- a CDS encoding lysophospholipid acyltransferase family protein produces MAEPFYRFGELVVPSLVAMNGTKFTFRGLENIPQRGGALLAQNHTSYLDWLPALFAARERGRRMYFMIKAEMADVKAVDYVIKHARLIPVDRRNGHDALTAAVQRLRAGELIGMHPEATISRSFELREFKTGAARMALEAQVPIIPVIVWGAHRIWPKDHPKKVFRNKVPITVAAGRPIPPHGTVEQLNVTLRQAMNALLYQVQEEYPHPEGEFWVPRRLGGSAPTRDDSQAIRLAELQQRVQKYGTDGVTRPGQSQSGRH; encoded by the coding sequence ATGGCAGAGCCGTTCTATCGGTTCGGGGAATTAGTCGTTCCCTCACTTGTCGCGATGAACGGGACCAAGTTCACGTTCCGCGGACTCGAGAACATTCCACAGCGGGGTGGCGCGTTGCTCGCGCAAAACCACACCAGCTACCTGGATTGGCTCCCGGCGCTGTTCGCCGCGCGCGAGCGGGGCCGGCGGATGTATTTCATGATCAAGGCCGAGATGGCCGACGTGAAGGCCGTCGACTACGTGATCAAGCACGCCCGGCTCATTCCGGTGGACCGCCGCAACGGCCACGACGCGCTGACCGCGGCGGTGCAGCGGCTGCGTGCCGGCGAGTTGATCGGCATGCATCCCGAGGCCACCATCAGCCGCAGTTTCGAGCTGCGGGAATTCAAGACCGGGGCGGCGCGGATGGCGCTGGAAGCCCAGGTGCCGATCATCCCGGTGATCGTCTGGGGGGCCCACCGGATCTGGCCAAAGGATCATCCAAAGAAAGTGTTCCGCAACAAGGTTCCGATCACCGTGGCCGCGGGACGGCCGATCCCGCCGCACGGGACGGTCGAGCAGCTCAATGTGACGCTGCGCCAGGCCATGAACGCGCTGCTGTACCAAGTGCAAGAGGAGTATCCGCACCCCGAGGGCGAGTTCTGGGTGCCGCGGCGATTGGGCGGCAGCGCGCCGACCCGGGATGACTCGCAGGCGATCCGGCTGGCCGAATTGCAGCAGCGGGTGCAGAAATACGGAACCGATGGGGTGACCCGGCCCGGACAGTCGCAAAGCGGACGGCATTGA